Proteins from a genomic interval of Zonotrichia albicollis isolate bZonAlb1 chromosome 18, bZonAlb1.hap1, whole genome shotgun sequence:
- the MYL2 gene encoding myosin regulatory light chain 2, ventricular/cardiac muscle isoform, producing the protein MAPKKAKKRIEGANSNVFSMFEQAQIQEFKEAFTIMDQNRDGFIDKADLRDTFAALGRLNVKNEEIDEMIKEAPGPINFTVFLTMFGEKLKGADPEETILNAFKVFDPEGKGLKSAYIKEMLMTQGERFSQEEIDQMFAAFPPDMSGNLDYKNLVHVITHGEEKD; encoded by the exons atg GCACCCAAGAAAGCCAAGAAGAGGATTGAGGGTGCCAATTCCAATGTCTTCTCCATGTTCGAGCAGGCCCAGATCCAGGAATTCAAGGAG GCCTTCACCATCATGGATCAGAACCGGGACGGCTTCATCGACAAGGCAGATCTGAGAGACACCTTTGCTGCCCTCG ggcGCCTGAACGTGAAGAACGAGGAGATCGATGAGATGATAAAGGAGGCACCGGGCCCCATCAACTTCACCGTGTTCCTCACCATGTTTGGGGAGAAGCTCAAGG GTGCCGACCCAGAGGAGACAATCCTGAATGCATTCAAGGTGTTTGATCCAGAGGGAAAAGGCCTGAAATCTGCCTA CATCAAAGAAATGCTGATGACGCAGGGGGAGAGGTTTTCCCAGGAAGAG atcGATCAGATGTTCGCTGCCTTCCCTCCGGACATGTCTGGCAACCTGGACTACAAGAACCTGGTCCATGTCATCACtcatggtgaagagaaggactag
- the LOC102072668 gene encoding protein FAM32A-like gives MVGYKAAQRAPLQLKGSGTALGASKRKKKKKAKKAQILLEQIMSSKKEQEEKRGLDKQTPAQAALEKMQEKRQRERILKKASKPHKQRVEEFNRHLDTLTEHHDIPKVSWTK, from the coding sequence ATGGTGGGTTACAAGGCGGCACAGCGTGCTCCGCTGCAGCTCAAGGgcagtggcacagccctgggagccagcaaaaggaagaagaagaagaaggcaAAAAAGGCCCAGATCCTGCTGGAGCAGATCATGAGTAGcaagaaggagcaggaggagaagcGCGGGCTGGACAAGCAGACCCCAGCACAGGCGGCCTTAGAGAAGATGCAGGAAAAGCGGCAAAGGGAGCGGATCCTGAAGAAAGCATCAAAACCCCACAAGCAGCGAGTGGAGGAGTTCAACAGGCACTTGGATACTCTGACTGAGCACCACGACATTCCCAAAGTCAGCTGGACTAAATGA
- the CCDC63 gene encoding coiled-coil domain-containing protein 63 has translation MKRREASADLDITEKEKEYRAKVEIRHLQTHFHHEAYKRKFFDAEIWRQMQAQEKEIADLRQEHGHVTATLKQLYSPSSMVFVNRNRMKVRNLLQTSMQNDALIKERKAQLADLAKQVLELEKKIASQRESNWKELGAKTRKQLHKTIELLEMRLRHVTVCYNAVVARNNKLREETASLQIQKASFDNLYWKLERSLVQQNKLLNAAIEQATEDYDQWMEDLGRISDIRDVRYRETIQYNIRLLERKCALHQESRLKNFFLSKCADLSVLKEQAKAREAFEAAERAKASQKESYEVAYKRLLELSDGNIDDFLEDFLEKDRRFFILFNFAIRLNVRNESLRQRIEAVQDDMEAMTTEREQAETNQTQVLQELKAKIAETTKEANKYENKYRESSQLLGQIQSRIETLLTEMDCDTTKIVKPLGDSLVPVFVTCALK, from the exons ATGAAG AGGAGAGAAGCCTCAGCAGACCTGGATATCACcgaaaaggagaaggaatacAGGGCTAAAGTGGAGATCAGGCACCTGCAGACTCATTTCCATCATGAAGCCTACAAGAGGAAATTCTTCGACGCCGAAATCTGGCGGCAGATGCAGGCTCAGGA AAAAGAAATAGCTGATCTGAGGCAAGAGCACGGACATGTGACAGCAACGCTGAAGCAGCTCTATTCACCGAGCAGCATGGTGTTTGTAAACAGGAATCGCATGAAGGTCCGAAACCTCTTGCAGACCAGCATGCAGAATGATGCCCTGATCAAAGAGAGAAAAGCCCAGTTGGCTGACCTGGCCAAGCAG gttcTAGAGCTGGAAAAAAAGATAGCGAGTCAAAGAGAATCAAACTGGAAGGAGTTGGGAGCAAAGACCCGCAAACAGCTGCATAAGACGATTGAGTTACTGGAGATGCGTCTGCGTCAT GTCACTGTGTGTTACAACGCCGTCGTGGCCAGGAACAACAAGCTCAGAGAGGAGACTGCCAGCCTGCAGATCCAGAAAGCCAGTTTTGACAACCTCTACTGGAAGCTGGAGAGAAGCCTGGTCCAGCAGAACAAGCTGCTGAACGCTGCTATAGAGCAAGCCACAGAGGACTACGACCAGTG GATGGAGGATCTGGGGCGGATCTCGGACATCCGGGACGTGCGCTACAGGGAAACCATCCAGTACAACATCAGGCTGCTGGAGAGGAAGTGTGCCCTCCACCAGGAGAGCAGGCTGAAGAACTTCTTCCTCAGCAAATGTGCAGATCTCTCTGTATTGAaggaacaggccaaagcgagaGAAG CCTttgaggcagctgagagggcCAAAGCGAGCCAAAAGGAGAGCTATGAGGTGGCCTACAAGCGTCTGCTGGAGCTGTCGGATGGAAACATCGATGATTTCTTGGAGGACTTCCTTGAGAAGGACAGGAGATTCTTCATCCTCTTTAACTTTGCCATTAGGCTGAACGTCAGGAATGAGAGTCTCAGGCAGAGGATCGAGGCCGTCCAG GATGATATGGAGGCCATGACAACGGAGAGGGAACAGGCAGAGACAAACCAGACTcaggtcctgcaggagctgaag GCAAAAATAGCAGAGACCACCAAGGAAGCCAACAAGTACGAGAACAAATACAGGGAGAGCAGCCAACTCCTGGGACAGATCCAATCTCGCATTGAGACCCTCTTGACGGAGATGGACTGTGACACTACAAAGATAGTGAAGCCTCTTGGGGACAGCTTGGTGCCAGTTTTTG TCACGTGTGCCCTAAAGTGA